The Caulifigura coniformis genome includes a region encoding these proteins:
- a CDS encoding sugar phosphate isomerase/epimerase family protein, with amino-acid sequence MSAPLDSRSDLSRRDWIKIAGLAASSLSLGTAMPAAAAPSSTPYGPFRFCLNMSTIRGQKLTLEQEIDLAAKAGYSGIEPWINEIENAVSRGVSLGELRKRIDDAGLRVESAIGFAKWLVNDDAERAKGLEQLKRDMEMVKALGGAYIAAPPSGMQNADAALVDVVTAGERYRAALEVGDAAGVTPMVEVWGFSRNLSRLGDSVGCALESAHPKACVLTDVYHIHKGGSDSRSLRMLSGKALPVMHMNDYPDRPRKDLSDADRVYPGDGVAPLTEILRILRDVGFNGSLSLELFNRDYWKQDAMVVAKTGLEKMQAAVAKALAG; translated from the coding sequence ATGTCTGCACCGCTGGATTCGCGTTCCGACCTGTCCCGTCGCGACTGGATCAAGATCGCGGGACTGGCCGCATCGTCTCTCTCTCTGGGAACCGCCATGCCTGCCGCCGCCGCTCCGTCGTCGACTCCCTACGGCCCATTCCGGTTCTGTCTCAACATGAGCACGATCCGCGGGCAAAAGTTGACGCTCGAGCAGGAAATCGATCTCGCGGCGAAGGCGGGCTATTCGGGCATCGAGCCGTGGATCAACGAAATCGAAAACGCTGTGTCACGGGGCGTCTCACTCGGCGAACTGCGGAAGCGGATCGATGACGCCGGCCTGAGGGTGGAGAGCGCCATCGGGTTCGCGAAATGGCTGGTCAACGATGACGCCGAACGCGCGAAAGGTCTCGAACAACTCAAACGCGACATGGAGATGGTGAAGGCGCTGGGAGGTGCATACATCGCCGCGCCTCCGTCTGGGATGCAAAACGCTGATGCGGCGCTCGTCGACGTCGTCACCGCCGGCGAACGCTATCGCGCGGCCCTTGAAGTGGGGGACGCCGCGGGAGTGACGCCGATGGTCGAGGTGTGGGGCTTCTCCAGGAACCTGTCGAGGCTGGGCGACTCGGTGGGATGCGCGCTGGAGAGCGCGCATCCGAAGGCCTGCGTGCTGACGGACGTCTATCACATCCACAAAGGCGGCTCAGATTCGCGAAGTCTGCGGATGCTCTCCGGAAAGGCACTTCCGGTGATGCACATGAACGATTACCCCGACCGGCCGCGCAAGGATCTGTCGGACGCGGATCGCGTTTACCCGGGCGATGGTGTCGCTCCGTTGACGGAGATTCTGCGCATCCTGCGCGATGTCGGATTCAACGGGTCGCTCTCACTTGAACTGTTCAATCGCGACTACTGGAAGCAGGACGCCATGGTCGTTGCAAAAACAGGACTGGAGAAGATGCAGGCGGCCGTGGCGAAGGCGCTGGCGGGTTGA
- a CDS encoding DUF1553 domain-containing protein: MSSCLRTLILLGCLSTSAAADGDSLYVDKVKPLLQERCFSCHGALAQNAGLRLDTARAILQGGDSGPAAIAGDSAGSLLISRITSTEESERMPPEGKPLTAEEIDHLRNWITSGGRGPDGEKPQPDPRTHWAFQKPVRPAVPQVRLSEKSGIRNPIDAFIVDELSRQQLEFVPEADRETLLRRVTLDLIGVPPTPGDLERFLADDAPGAYERLVDRLLADPRYGERWGRHWMDVWRYSDWYGRRHVPDVMNSYPHIWRWRDWIVRSLNADRGYDEMVLAMLAADEVFPGNDEEVVATGFLVRNWFKWNYESWMKDNVEHTGKAFLGLTLNCCQCHDHKYDPITQREYFQFRAFFEPLELRQDRVPGLPDPGPFRKYVYTESYGPIAAGLIRVFDEKLDAQTFLYAKGDARNRIEGEPPAVPQAPAVLMTPDFKVEPVALQPEAFYPGMKAELRTEDLAKADHAIAAATTELNNARSAAGITRQLLADARVQADQPPTAATPPSPGALLAAEQAAIDAEANLELLQVRVAVAEAQKSSLKARIAADDAKYRGGSTGADLAQAASWAERRAAWQVAKANLLSAEQGMLVAERNAVKDEAAKAKLPEAQKKLETARQAVDASRTALSTTSETYKPLSPVYPERSTGRRAALARWIANRANPLTARVAVNHLWMRHFGRGLVETPSNFGLNGKAPSHPQLLDWLAVELMDNGWQMKHLHRLMVTSRTYRSRSTAGGTDHPGFMSDPENRLYWRSTPRRMEAEVVRDSVLAAAGTLDDTAGGQELDHSLGLKSVRRSLYFASHGESQMQFLDLFDGPTPAECYQRSSSVVPQQALSLANSDLVTQQARHTAVVLWQECATAETDRELSFIRSAFRRILSRDPRMGEVDASRQFLAEQTRLLEVETLPETTDDPKAPSPRPADAAGRAREDFIHALFNHNDFVTIR; the protein is encoded by the coding sequence ATGTCCAGTTGCCTCCGCACCCTGATCCTATTGGGATGCCTCAGCACGAGCGCTGCGGCGGACGGCGATTCGCTTTACGTCGATAAGGTGAAGCCGCTGCTGCAGGAACGCTGTTTTTCCTGCCACGGCGCACTCGCTCAGAACGCCGGGCTCAGACTCGATACCGCTCGGGCGATCCTTCAGGGAGGCGACTCCGGCCCCGCCGCGATCGCGGGAGATTCGGCAGGCAGCCTGCTGATCAGTCGGATCACCTCGACGGAAGAGTCTGAACGGATGCCGCCCGAAGGCAAACCGCTGACGGCCGAGGAAATCGACCATCTCCGCAACTGGATCACCAGTGGCGGTCGCGGCCCGGATGGCGAGAAGCCTCAGCCCGATCCCCGCACTCACTGGGCATTCCAGAAGCCGGTCCGCCCGGCTGTTCCCCAGGTTCGCCTGTCGGAGAAATCAGGGATACGGAATCCGATCGACGCCTTCATCGTGGATGAACTCTCCAGGCAGCAACTGGAGTTCGTCCCGGAAGCGGACCGCGAGACTCTCCTCCGCCGCGTCACTCTCGACCTGATCGGTGTTCCCCCCACGCCCGGGGATCTGGAGCGGTTCCTCGCCGATGACGCGCCGGGGGCCTACGAGCGGCTCGTCGATCGCCTTCTGGCTGATCCGCGGTACGGTGAGCGGTGGGGACGTCACTGGATGGACGTCTGGCGCTACAGCGACTGGTACGGCCGTCGTCACGTGCCAGACGTCATGAACAGCTATCCCCACATCTGGCGCTGGCGGGACTGGATCGTTCGGTCATTGAACGCGGACCGCGGCTACGACGAGATGGTCCTGGCGATGCTCGCCGCCGATGAAGTCTTTCCCGGCAATGATGAGGAAGTCGTCGCCACGGGCTTCCTAGTTCGAAACTGGTTCAAGTGGAACTACGAATCGTGGATGAAGGACAACGTCGAGCACACGGGGAAGGCGTTTCTCGGGCTGACGCTCAATTGCTGCCAGTGCCACGACCACAAGTACGATCCGATCACACAGCGTGAGTATTTTCAGTTCCGGGCGTTCTTCGAACCGCTGGAACTCCGTCAGGACCGCGTTCCGGGGCTGCCTGATCCCGGGCCGTTCCGGAAATATGTCTACACGGAGTCGTATGGTCCGATCGCGGCCGGGTTGATTCGCGTCTTCGATGAAAAGCTGGATGCCCAGACGTTTCTCTATGCGAAAGGGGATGCGCGAAACCGCATCGAAGGGGAACCTCCCGCGGTTCCGCAGGCTCCGGCCGTCCTTATGACGCCCGATTTCAAAGTCGAACCGGTCGCATTGCAGCCAGAGGCGTTCTATCCGGGCATGAAGGCTGAACTCCGGACGGAAGACCTCGCAAAAGCCGATCACGCGATCGCCGCCGCGACGACCGAACTCAACAACGCCCGTAGTGCGGCCGGCATTACGAGGCAGTTGCTTGCCGACGCACGCGTCCAGGCTGACCAACCCCCAACGGCCGCGACTCCCCCCAGCCCGGGGGCCCTGCTGGCGGCCGAGCAGGCAGCGATCGATGCCGAAGCGAACCTCGAACTCCTGCAGGTCCGCGTGGCAGTCGCGGAGGCCCAGAAAAGTTCACTGAAAGCCCGCATCGCGGCCGACGATGCGAAGTACCGCGGCGGCTCCACGGGCGCTGACCTGGCACAGGCGGCGTCGTGGGCCGAGCGTCGCGCCGCATGGCAGGTCGCAAAGGCCAACCTGCTGTCCGCAGAGCAGGGGATGCTGGTTGCCGAACGAAATGCGGTGAAGGACGAAGCCGCCAAGGCGAAACTCCCCGAGGCCCAGAAGAAGCTGGAAACGGCCCGGCAAGCCGTCGACGCCAGTCGCACCGCGCTCTCCACGACCAGCGAGACGTACAAGCCGCTGTCTCCGGTGTATCCCGAACGTTCGACGGGCCGCCGAGCGGCGCTGGCCCGATGGATCGCAAATCGGGCCAACCCGCTCACGGCACGTGTCGCGGTCAATCACCTGTGGATGCGACATTTCGGCCGCGGGCTCGTCGAAACCCCCTCGAACTTCGGGCTGAACGGAAAGGCCCCGAGTCATCCTCAGCTTCTGGACTGGCTGGCCGTCGAACTGATGGACAACGGATGGCAAATGAAACATCTCCATCGACTGATGGTGACGAGCCGGACGTATCGCTCGCGTTCCACGGCGGGAGGGACTGACCATCCCGGTTTCATGAGCGATCCTGAGAACCGGCTCTACTGGAGGAGCACTCCGCGGCGCATGGAGGCGGAGGTCGTTCGTGACAGCGTCCTGGCCGCGGCAGGCACGCTGGACGATACGGCTGGAGGCCAGGAACTCGATCACTCATTGGGCCTCAAGAGTGTTCGTCGCAGCCTCTATTTCGCCTCCCATGGCGAATCGCAAATGCAGTTCCTGGACCTGTTTGACGGCCCCACTCCGGCGGAATGCTACCAGCGGTCGAGTTCCGTCGTTCCGCAGCAGGCGCTGTCACTGGCGAACAGCGATCTGGTGACGCAGCAGGCTCGTCACACCGCGGTCGTGCTCTGGCAGGAATGTGCGACGGCCGAGACCGATCGCGAACTGTCGTTTATCCGAAGCGCCTTCCGCCGGATCCTGTCGCGGGATCCGCGCATGGGCGAGGTCGATGCGTCGCGCCAGTTTCTCGCCGAGCAGACGCGGCTCCTCGAGGTTGAGACCCTTCCGGAAACGACCGACGATCCAAAAGCTCCTTCCCCACGTCCCGCCGACGCAGCCGGACGCGCCCGGGAAGATTTCATTCACGCCCTGTTCAATCACAACGATTTCGTGACCATTCGATGA
- a CDS encoding DUF1501 domain-containing protein, translated as MNHRSNTGYPCGRIGRRSFLADVGMGFTGLALGSMLQREARGDSPIGVSGGHFPARAKNVIWVFLSGGVSHLETFDPKPRLNDLAGKTYDETTLPNPQKSPLFLERSRSVVGMDREVVSKIFPLQVGYGKRGESGIEVSDWHPHLAGVVDDLCIVRSMWTTDNDHAAEFQMHTGRHALDEQQPTIGSWVSYGLGSLNDNLPQFVFLGQYKDTRVKKDFAADYLGPQHAGIELSLDPAQPLPFGSRPPGVSLEEQRREFDFINRLNGLSAVEYPDDEQLRARIRSYELAYRMQMSAPEVLNLAAETAETQQMYGIGQPTTELYGRRLLAARRLAERGVRFTLVYLSDFGEWDSHSDIKNLHARSCGRVDQPLAALIRDLKQRGMMDETLVVCATEFGRTPALEATSLNKAGTGRDHHPHGFTIWMAGAGVKAGHVHGATDELGFHAVEHPHYVTDIHATVLHLLGLDNRRLEIPGRKRLEADHGQVIREILT; from the coding sequence ATGAACCATCGATCGAACACCGGCTATCCCTGCGGCCGCATCGGACGGAGGAGCTTTCTGGCGGATGTCGGCATGGGCTTCACGGGCCTGGCCCTCGGCAGCATGCTGCAGCGTGAGGCACGGGGAGATTCTCCCATCGGTGTGTCGGGCGGCCACTTTCCCGCACGCGCGAAAAACGTCATCTGGGTTTTCCTGTCGGGCGGCGTGAGCCATCTGGAAACCTTCGATCCCAAGCCCAGGTTGAACGACCTCGCCGGAAAGACCTACGACGAAACGACCCTGCCCAATCCGCAGAAATCCCCGCTGTTCCTCGAGCGGTCCCGGTCCGTCGTCGGCATGGACCGCGAAGTCGTTTCGAAGATTTTCCCGCTACAGGTGGGCTACGGCAAACGGGGGGAGTCGGGGATTGAAGTGAGTGACTGGCATCCGCATCTCGCGGGCGTCGTCGACGACCTGTGCATCGTTCGGTCGATGTGGACGACCGATAACGACCACGCCGCCGAGTTCCAGATGCACACCGGCCGGCACGCGCTCGATGAACAGCAGCCGACGATCGGCTCGTGGGTCAGCTATGGGCTTGGTTCGCTCAACGACAATCTGCCACAGTTTGTCTTTCTCGGACAGTACAAGGATACCCGCGTCAAAAAGGACTTTGCGGCGGACTATCTGGGCCCGCAGCATGCTGGCATCGAGCTGTCACTCGATCCGGCTCAGCCACTTCCCTTCGGTTCCCGTCCGCCCGGAGTGTCGCTCGAAGAGCAGCGCCGGGAGTTCGACTTCATCAACCGGCTGAACGGCCTCTCTGCGGTGGAGTATCCCGACGACGAACAGCTTCGCGCCCGGATCCGCTCTTACGAACTGGCGTACCGGATGCAGATGTCCGCTCCGGAAGTGCTGAACCTTGCTGCGGAGACGGCCGAAACTCAGCAGATGTACGGCATCGGTCAGCCGACGACCGAGCTTTATGGCCGCCGCCTGCTTGCGGCGCGCCGTCTGGCCGAGCGTGGCGTTCGCTTTACGCTCGTCTACCTGAGCGACTTTGGCGAATGGGATTCCCACAGCGACATCAAGAACCTGCACGCCCGCTCATGCGGTCGCGTCGACCAGCCGCTCGCCGCCCTGATCAGGGACCTCAAGCAGCGCGGGATGATGGATGAGACCCTTGTCGTCTGTGCGACTGAATTTGGCCGCACGCCCGCCCTGGAGGCGACGAGCCTTAACAAGGCCGGCACCGGCCGGGATCACCATCCCCACGGATTCACGATCTGGATGGCCGGCGCGGGCGTCAAAGCGGGCCACGTTCACGGCGCGACGGACGAACTCGGATTTCACGCCGTCGAGCATCCGCACTACGTGACCGACATCCATGCGACCGTACTCCATCTCCTCGGTCTCGATAACCGCCGTCTGGAGATTCCCGGCCGAAAGCGGCTCGAGGCGGATCACGGCCAGGTCATCCGCGAAATCCTCACATAA
- a CDS encoding DUF6807 domain-containing protein has protein sequence MPRLALSALFSLCVIAAGSFAAADEVLLTKGEQVVTATIGDEGFLAYQFNVGRKKPFFLPVAAAGGFTELKKRLETPGSNQDQLLNSVFVISEGAILRSTPRSRDAKETLKFGELLVASKIEGNAIYIPAKDGWLSAMNVVPIASTVVRLINDEIPLVKIDKKDPRYYDHPHHKGIWFSIDEINGLKHWAEGHNIVNKSVELVTPKGETAVMKVVNHWVNEKNEPVLEETSTIRIHANRLIDYDATLKAVAGPVTFGHTKEGMFAVRVPNSMREIMAGAHVVSDAGVEGTKALWGQPTPWIDYEGKIGDALYGVTVMDHPGNFRPSRYHVRDYGLFAISPFGDPDYTNKKVETPPHELKQGESVQLRYGVYVHPGDAKAADVAGTFKKFAETK, from the coding sequence GTGCCCCGCCTTGCGTTGTCCGCTCTCTTTTCGCTGTGCGTCATTGCCGCCGGTTCGTTTGCCGCAGCCGATGAAGTTCTCCTGACAAAGGGAGAACAGGTCGTCACTGCGACGATCGGCGATGAGGGATTCCTGGCGTACCAGTTCAATGTTGGCCGCAAGAAGCCGTTTTTCCTGCCGGTCGCCGCGGCTGGCGGTTTCACCGAGTTGAAGAAGCGGCTGGAGACGCCGGGCTCGAACCAGGACCAGCTCCTCAACTCAGTGTTCGTCATTTCCGAGGGGGCGATCCTGCGGTCGACTCCCCGTTCACGCGATGCGAAGGAAACGCTGAAGTTCGGGGAGCTTCTGGTCGCCTCGAAAATCGAAGGCAACGCGATTTACATCCCCGCGAAGGATGGATGGCTGTCCGCCATGAATGTCGTCCCCATCGCGTCGACAGTGGTGCGACTGATCAACGACGAAATCCCGCTGGTCAAGATCGACAAGAAAGACCCCCGCTACTACGACCACCCGCACCACAAGGGAATCTGGTTTTCCATCGATGAAATCAACGGCCTGAAGCACTGGGCCGAGGGACACAACATTGTCAACAAGTCGGTCGAACTGGTGACGCCGAAAGGGGAGACGGCGGTCATGAAGGTCGTCAATCACTGGGTCAACGAGAAGAATGAGCCGGTGCTCGAGGAGACGTCGACGATCCGCATCCATGCGAATCGGCTGATCGACTACGACGCGACACTGAAGGCGGTGGCGGGCCCCGTGACGTTCGGCCATACAAAGGAGGGGATGTTCGCCGTTCGCGTGCCGAACTCGATGCGCGAGATCATGGCTGGGGCTCATGTCGTGAGCGATGCGGGAGTGGAAGGTACAAAAGCGCTGTGGGGCCAGCCGACTCCCTGGATCGACTACGAGGGAAAGATTGGCGATGCGCTGTATGGAGTGACCGTGATGGATCATCCGGGCAACTTCCGCCCCTCCCGCTATCACGTACGCGACTACGGCCTGTTTGCCATCAGCCCGTTCGGCGACCCGGACTACACCAACAAAAAGGTGGAGACGCCTCCACATGAACTGAAGCAGGGGGAGAGCGTCCAACTTCGGTACGGCGTGTATGTGCATCCCGGCGACGCCAAGGCCGCCGATGTCGCCGGAACGTTCAAGAAGTTCGCCGAAACGAAGTGA
- a CDS encoding TadE/TadG family type IV pilus assembly protein, translating into MNSVSFAQACLPLFIAIAACGLLAAVLIRATFSRETRWPAAIHSPGAIRTSFRFHRDTRGAVQSLAFVLTLPLLILILLFIVQLSQLLIGVVTVQYAAFAAARAASVWIPAVTIDSSIIPSGRSTNANVLPAAAAVGSELVWNSQAADSLGSRKTREIWSAAALACVSISPSRTTASATTSSLAPSTAGALTAVVRAIDSNASANGRLPQRLSNKTNYSFANTTVALRFDDRSSIPFAGEIHTYNPVGHPTIPNAPAEVGWQDPVEVTVRHKFALLPGPGRWLAAGIANGDGRIVLEDGVYKTTLSATATMTIEGLQSLRPRTHAP; encoded by the coding sequence GTGAACTCCGTCTCATTCGCCCAGGCCTGCCTGCCGCTGTTCATCGCGATCGCCGCCTGCGGGCTACTCGCGGCGGTGCTCATCCGGGCGACATTTTCACGTGAGACTCGATGGCCCGCGGCAATCCATTCGCCCGGCGCCATTCGGACATCCTTCCGGTTCCATCGGGACACGCGGGGAGCGGTGCAGTCGCTGGCGTTTGTGCTGACGCTCCCGCTGTTGATCCTGATCCTGCTGTTCATCGTTCAGCTCAGCCAGTTGCTGATCGGCGTCGTCACGGTGCAGTACGCGGCCTTCGCGGCGGCGCGGGCCGCCAGCGTGTGGATCCCCGCTGTCACGATCGACTCATCGATCATTCCGTCCGGGCGTTCGACGAACGCGAACGTGCTTCCGGCGGCCGCCGCTGTGGGGAGCGAACTCGTCTGGAACTCCCAGGCGGCCGACTCGCTGGGAAGCCGCAAAACGCGGGAAATCTGGTCGGCCGCGGCACTGGCCTGTGTGTCGATTTCCCCTTCCCGAACAACGGCCTCGGCGACAACGTCCTCGCTGGCACCTTCGACGGCGGGCGCCCTGACGGCAGTGGTGCGGGCGATCGATTCCAACGCATCGGCAAATGGCCGGCTCCCCCAGCGGCTGTCGAACAAGACGAACTACAGCTTCGCGAACACCACCGTCGCCCTGCGGTTTGACGATCGCAGTTCGATCCCCTTCGCGGGCGAGATTCACACCTATAACCCCGTGGGACATCCCACGATCCCCAATGCTCCGGCGGAAGTGGGCTGGCAGGATCCCGTGGAGGTGACCGTGCGGCACAAGTTCGCGCTGCTCCCCGGGCCGGGACGCTGGCTGGCGGCCGGCATCGCGAATGGCGACGGCCGCATCGTTCTCGAAGACGGCGTTTACAAGACGACGCTGTCAGCCACCGCGACGATGACGATTGAAGGATTACAGTCCTTGCGTCCGAGAACTCATGCGCCATGA
- a CDS encoding prepilin peptidase has product MSAAHVVLFAALTLAAWTDLRRRMIPNVITYPAIAMVFAISAGSSQWEGFAASLLGAAVCGGLLALAWLAGALGGGDVKLAVLMGASLGWTEGLHALMWTFTLAAVCMLSTVIWKEGLGGIWRSLRPRPLPGDIAGTMTPDARPMYLAPAALAAVLLVTWPK; this is encoded by the coding sequence ATGTCCGCGGCCCACGTCGTCCTGTTTGCCGCGCTGACGCTCGCCGCCTGGACCGACCTTCGGCGGCGAATGATTCCGAACGTCATCACCTATCCGGCGATCGCAATGGTTTTCGCGATTTCCGCCGGCTCCTCCCAGTGGGAGGGGTTTGCGGCATCACTGCTGGGGGCAGCGGTCTGCGGCGGACTGCTGGCGCTGGCGTGGCTGGCGGGGGCGCTCGGGGGCGGCGATGTGAAACTCGCAGTGCTGATGGGCGCGTCGCTTGGATGGACCGAAGGACTGCATGCGCTGATGTGGACCTTCACGCTCGCAGCGGTCTGCATGCTGAGCACGGTCATCTGGAAGGAGGGGCTGGGTGGGATCTGGCGCTCGTTGCGTCCCCGGCCGCTGCCTGGCGATATCGCTGGAACGATGACTCCCGACGCCCGCCCGATGTATCTTGCGCCTGCCGCGCTGGCCGCGGTGCTGCTCGTGACCTGGCCGAAGTAG
- the msrA gene encoding peptide-methionine (S)-S-oxide reductase MsrA: MSQAILAGGCFWCTEAAFEQLKGVESVESGYIGGDAAAANYEAVCSGRTGHAEAIRITYDPAVLGYDRLLEVFFDAHDPTTLNRQGADVGTQYRSAIFTSDPAEIEMAKAKIADLTEGRKFASPIVTTIEPATEFYAAEAYHQDFASQNPSHPYIRGVSFPKVCKVREKHGDLIR, encoded by the coding sequence ATGTCTCAAGCCATCCTCGCCGGCGGTTGTTTCTGGTGCACCGAGGCCGCTTTCGAACAGCTGAAAGGTGTGGAATCGGTCGAATCCGGCTACATCGGCGGCGACGCGGCGGCCGCGAACTACGAGGCAGTCTGTTCGGGACGGACCGGACACGCCGAGGCGATTCGCATCACTTACGACCCGGCCGTGCTCGGATATGACCGCCTGCTCGAGGTGTTCTTCGATGCGCATGATCCGACGACGCTGAACCGGCAGGGAGCGGATGTTGGAACGCAGTATCGTTCGGCCATCTTCACCAGCGACCCGGCCGAGATCGAGATGGCCAAGGCGAAGATCGCCGACCTCACCGAAGGACGGAAGTTCGCATCACCCATCGTGACGACAATCGAGCCGGCCACCGAGTTCTACGCGGCAGAGGCGTACCACCAGGATTTCGCGAGCCAGAACCCGAGCCATCCCTACATTCGCGGCGTGTCGTTCCCAAAGGTCTGCAAGGTGCGTGAGAAGCACGGCGACCTGATTCGCTGA
- a CDS encoding dynamin family protein: MSLNELSQFEALAQIDDLAKQTETWATRPIGWAPAARSQALVKRVLSRVETLRIRLEAPLVVATFGGTGTGKSSLVNALVGEECSESGRQRPTTRRPIVIAHPRTELEALGLPLDSMEVIRRDSELLRDIVLIDCPDPDTSEGDTSGSNLAILRGLLPYCDVLIYTSTQQKYRSARVLDELGQGANGCRLFFVQTHADIDSDVREDWRAQLRGSFEVPDIFFVDSRRALREQQAGQRPSGDFGRLIDALATQLAASERVGVRRANVIDLLQAAFIRCRGTLNEGWPAVHQLSTVLIEQKQVLARRMAEEMKKQLLTSRHLWERRLLSEVTDTWGFTPFSAMLRAYAGLGGLIASFSFYRARNSVQMALIGAVQGARWLQSKHQELAADSVVAKASTFSLGDDLLREAEIVIEGHVRASELEPGRTIKASVEDLRQQAAAVERQFLGDAGRRIDEVIRSLASQNSRWYVRAWYETLFAAYIVFALGRVAKSFFYDSFWLDRPLLGTEFYIPALLFFVIWSLLLVTLFTHRLRRGLGGEIQKLVNEMVDLRLSQGLFPQWESACRDAGDFREDLNRLLGRSSTLRDKFAVVAIGGAKGVKREAVMAEE; the protein is encoded by the coding sequence ATGTCCTTGAACGAACTTTCCCAGTTTGAAGCCCTCGCCCAGATCGACGATCTCGCGAAGCAGACGGAAACCTGGGCGACGCGGCCGATCGGCTGGGCGCCGGCCGCGCGGTCGCAGGCCCTCGTGAAGCGGGTGCTGTCGCGAGTCGAAACGCTCCGCATCCGCCTCGAAGCGCCGCTCGTTGTCGCCACGTTCGGGGGAACAGGCACCGGTAAGAGCTCGCTCGTCAATGCGCTTGTCGGCGAAGAATGCAGCGAATCGGGCCGGCAACGCCCGACCACCCGCCGGCCGATCGTGATCGCCCATCCGCGCACGGAACTGGAAGCACTCGGCCTGCCTCTTGATTCGATGGAAGTGATCCGCCGCGATTCGGAACTCCTTCGGGACATCGTCCTGATCGACTGCCCAGACCCGGACACCAGCGAAGGCGACACGTCAGGCAGCAACCTTGCCATCCTCCGCGGCCTGCTCCCCTATTGCGACGTCCTGATCTACACCTCCACCCAGCAGAAGTATCGCTCGGCCCGTGTGCTTGATGAACTGGGGCAGGGAGCCAACGGATGTCGGCTTTTCTTCGTGCAGACGCATGCCGATATCGACAGCGATGTACGCGAAGACTGGCGAGCCCAGCTGCGCGGAAGCTTTGAAGTCCCCGACATTTTCTTTGTCGACTCCCGTCGCGCGCTTCGCGAGCAGCAGGCCGGCCAGCGTCCATCGGGCGACTTCGGACGGCTGATTGATGCCCTCGCCACGCAGCTGGCGGCGTCGGAACGGGTCGGAGTGCGACGGGCCAACGTCATTGACCTCCTGCAGGCAGCCTTCATTCGTTGTCGGGGAACGCTGAACGAGGGCTGGCCGGCAGTCCATCAGTTGTCGACCGTCCTCATCGAACAGAAGCAGGTTCTCGCCCGCCGCATGGCCGAAGAGATGAAGAAGCAGCTCCTCACGAGCCGGCATCTCTGGGAGCGGCGGCTCCTTTCGGAAGTGACCGACACCTGGGGCTTTACCCCCTTTTCGGCGATGCTCAGGGCCTATGCCGGGCTCGGCGGTCTGATTGCCTCGTTCAGTTTCTATCGAGCGCGGAACAGCGTGCAGATGGCACTCATCGGGGCAGTGCAGGGGGCCCGCTGGCTGCAGTCGAAGCACCAGGAACTGGCGGCCGATTCCGTCGTCGCGAAGGCATCGACGTTCTCCCTGGGCGACGACCTCCTGCGCGAGGCGGAGATCGTCATCGAAGGGCACGTGCGGGCTTCGGAACTCGAACCGGGACGGACGATCAAGGCCAGCGTCGAAGACCTGCGGCAGCAGGCGGCTGCCGTCGAACGCCAGTTCCTGGGGGACGCCGGTCGCAGGATCGACGAGGTCATTCGATCCCTCGCCTCACAAAACTCCCGCTGGTACGTCCGCGCCTGGTATGAAACGCTGTTCGCGGCGTACATCGTCTTCGCGCTGGGACGCGTCGCCAAGAGTTTCTTCTACGATTCGTTCTGGCTTGATCGGCCGCTGCTTGGCACGGAGTTCTACATTCCCGCGCTGCTCTTCTTCGTGATCTGGTCGCTGTTGCTGGTGACCCTCTTCACACATCGCCTGAGACGCGGGCTGGGGGGCGAGATCCAGAAGCTGGTCAACGAAATGGTCGACCTGCGGCTTTCGCAGGGTCTGTTCCCACAGTGGGAGTCCGCCTGCCGCGACGCCGGAGACTTCCGCGAAGACCTCAACCGGCTGCTGGGACGGTCATCCACCCTCCGGGACAAGTTTGCCGTCGTTGCTATTGGGGGAGCGAAGGGGGTGAAACGCGAGGCGGTGATGGCGGAAGAATGA
- a CDS encoding zinc-ribbon domain containing protein, which produces MTSGKQKRQILDARRKAKSEDERLRVQAEKNDKARTAIANLEAVLVKREALAPSNSYGEPDFVTRGYYVDQTFQCPRCEVVETWRATQQKWWYEVAKGSVYSSARYCTACRRKRREGRWREEDSQIVQRKIFAGLGIILPPSPPRVSPPSLPQ; this is translated from the coding sequence ATGACCAGCGGCAAGCAGAAACGTCAGATCCTCGATGCCCGTCGGAAGGCGAAATCCGAGGACGAACGCCTGCGAGTTCAGGCCGAAAAGAACGACAAGGCGCGGACCGCCATCGCCAACCTCGAGGCCGTGCTGGTCAAGCGTGAGGCGCTGGCTCCTTCAAACAGCTATGGAGAGCCCGACTTCGTCACCCGCGGCTACTACGTCGACCAGACCTTCCAGTGCCCGCGGTGCGAGGTTGTCGAAACCTGGCGGGCCACTCAGCAGAAATGGTGGTACGAAGTCGCAAAAGGCTCGGTCTACTCGTCGGCGAGGTATTGCACCGCCTGTCGACGGAAACGTCGCGAAGGACGCTGGCGCGAGGAAGATTCCCAGATCGTGCAACGGAAAATCTTCGCCGGGCTCGGAATCATTCTTCCGCCATCACCGCCTCGCGTTTCACCCCCTTCGCTCCCCCAATAG